In the genome of Saccharomonospora viridis DSM 43017, one region contains:
- a CDS encoding SDR family NAD(P)-dependent oxidoreductase, translating into MQSSRLEGRVAIVTGAAGGLGRAIAHRLAAEGATVAALDIASDDSRPDDGSAGPTAVRSWTCDVTDPDAVSTTVEAVATELGGIDVLVNNAGLLSGRNSLLEATPEELHRFYDVNAVGPLLMVQACFPHLKASAHRGRVINVASRTFFTGAPGQIGYVASKGALIGMTRVMARELGEHRITVNAVMPAQVATPGTRAHSGDEVFARTMSQQAIREFVTPEDFAGLVAFLASPDGAMITGQTMVCDGGGLLH; encoded by the coding sequence GTGCAGTCTTCCCGTCTCGAAGGACGCGTCGCCATCGTCACCGGCGCGGCCGGTGGTCTGGGCCGCGCGATCGCCCACCGCCTGGCCGCCGAAGGCGCCACCGTCGCCGCGCTCGACATCGCCTCCGACGATTCCCGACCCGACGACGGCTCGGCGGGCCCGACGGCGGTGCGTTCGTGGACCTGCGACGTCACCGACCCGGACGCCGTGTCCACCACCGTCGAAGCGGTCGCCACCGAACTGGGTGGGATCGACGTGCTGGTCAACAACGCGGGCCTGCTGTCCGGACGGAACAGCCTGTTGGAGGCCACCCCGGAGGAACTGCACCGCTTCTACGACGTCAACGCCGTCGGTCCGCTGCTGATGGTGCAGGCGTGCTTCCCGCATCTGAAGGCGAGCGCCCACCGTGGCCGTGTGATCAACGTCGCGTCCCGGACGTTCTTCACCGGCGCACCGGGCCAGATCGGCTACGTGGCCAGCAAAGGTGCCCTGATCGGGATGACCCGGGTCATGGCACGTGAACTCGGCGAACATCGCATCACAGTCAACGCGGTCATGCCCGCCCAGGTGGCCACGCCCGGCACCCGCGCCCACTCCGGTGACGAGGTCTTCGCCCGGACGATGTCCCAGCAGGCCATCCGGGAATTCGTCACCCCCGAGGACTTCGCCGGCCTCGTCGCCTTCCTCGCCTCCCCGGACGGCGCCATGATCACCGGGCAGACGATGGTCTGCGACGGCGGCGGCCTGCTGCACTGA
- a CDS encoding pyruvate dehydrogenase — protein sequence MSMATVAEQLVDLLVQAGVRRLYGVVGDSLNPVTDAVRRHPKIEWVQVRHEEVAAFAAGAEAQITGRLAACAGSCGPGNLHLINGLFDAHRSMAPVVAVAAHIPSEDIGTAYFQETHPDRLFVECSHYSEMVSTPEQMPQVAQIAIQTAIGRSGVSVISLPGDVAGMDVPRRRAEITLVPRPPTVRPGEAELDRFVEIVDEAERVTLFCGSGTAEAHDEVMAFADRVLAPVGHALRGKEWIQYDNPFDVGMSGLLGYGAAYEAMHECDLLILLGTDFPYRPFLPDDVRIVQVDIRPENLGRRSRLDLGISGDVGETLRCLTPRVRRKTDRRFLDRMLRKHADALERVIAAYTTDVERHKPIHPEYAASILDEEAADDAVFTVDTGMCNVWAARYITPNGRRRVIGSFTHGSMANAMPQAIGAQLPERGRQVIAMAGDGGFSMLMGDFLTIVQYGLPVKVVVFNNSSLSMVDLEMLVAGLPPHGTEYPDVDYAAIARAAGAHGVRVEDPKDVRSGLREALDHDGPALVDVVTDPNALSMPPRITGQQLTGFALATSKMVLQGGVGRMVQLARSNLRNIPRP from the coding sequence GTGTCGATGGCGACGGTGGCCGAGCAGTTGGTGGACCTGCTGGTGCAGGCCGGGGTGCGGCGCCTCTACGGCGTCGTGGGCGACAGTCTCAACCCGGTCACCGACGCCGTGCGACGGCATCCGAAGATCGAGTGGGTGCAGGTGCGGCATGAGGAGGTCGCCGCCTTCGCCGCCGGTGCCGAAGCGCAGATCACCGGTCGGCTGGCGGCGTGCGCCGGAAGCTGTGGACCGGGAAACCTGCACCTGATCAACGGCCTGTTCGACGCGCATCGCAGCATGGCCCCCGTCGTGGCCGTGGCCGCGCACATCCCGAGTGAGGACATCGGCACCGCCTACTTCCAGGAGACGCACCCCGACCGGCTGTTCGTCGAATGCAGCCACTACTCGGAGATGGTGTCGACCCCCGAGCAGATGCCGCAGGTGGCACAGATCGCCATCCAGACCGCGATCGGTCGGTCGGGTGTGTCGGTCATCAGTTTGCCGGGCGATGTCGCGGGGATGGACGTGCCGCGCAGGCGGGCGGAGATAACGCTGGTGCCCCGGCCCCCCACGGTGCGGCCGGGTGAGGCCGAACTCGATCGGTTCGTCGAGATCGTCGACGAGGCGGAACGGGTGACGTTGTTCTGCGGCAGCGGCACCGCCGAAGCGCACGACGAGGTGATGGCCTTCGCCGATCGGGTGCTCGCCCCGGTGGGACACGCGCTTCGGGGCAAGGAGTGGATCCAGTACGACAACCCGTTCGATGTGGGGATGTCGGGTTTGCTCGGCTACGGGGCGGCCTACGAGGCGATGCATGAGTGCGATCTGTTGATCCTGCTCGGCACGGACTTCCCTTACCGGCCGTTCTTGCCGGACGACGTGAGGATCGTGCAGGTCGACATCCGGCCGGAGAACCTCGGTCGCAGATCGCGGTTGGATCTCGGCATCAGCGGTGACGTGGGGGAGACGTTACGGTGCCTCACCCCGCGGGTGCGACGCAAGACCGATCGCCGTTTCCTCGACCGTATGCTCCGTAAACACGCCGATGCGCTGGAGCGGGTCATCGCCGCCTACACCACGGACGTGGAACGGCACAAGCCCATCCATCCCGAGTATGCGGCGTCCATATTGGATGAAGAGGCGGCGGACGACGCGGTTTTCACCGTGGACACGGGAATGTGCAACGTATGGGCCGCCCGCTACATCACCCCCAACGGGCGGCGTCGGGTGATCGGCTCGTTCACGCACGGTTCGATGGCCAACGCCATGCCCCAGGCGATCGGCGCGCAGTTGCCCGAGCGGGGGCGCCAGGTCATCGCCATGGCGGGTGATGGAGGGTTCTCCATGCTCATGGGGGATTTCCTCACCATCGTCCAGTACGGGCTGCCGGTGAAGGTGGTGGTGTTCAACAACTCCTCGTTGAGCATGGTGGACCTGGAGATGCTGGTGGCGGGCCTGCCTCCACACGGCACCGAATACCCCGACGTCGATTACGCGGCCATCGCCCGCGCCGCCGGAGCCCATGGTGTGCGCGTCGAGGACCCGAAGGACGTGCGTTCCGGGCTGCGCGAAGCGCTGGACCACGACGGGCCCGCGCTCGTGGACGTCGTCACCGACCCGAACGCGTTGTCGATGCCCCCGCGCATCACCGGTCAGCAGTTGACGGGTTTCGCCCTGGCGACCAGCAAGATGGTGCTCCAGGGCGGGGTCGGCCGCATGGTCCAGCTCGCGCGTTCGAACCTGCGCAACATCCCGAGGCCGTAG
- a CDS encoding globin domain-containing protein: MLSPKSAEIVRATLPAVGGAIGEIAEVFYRKMFTAHPELLRDLFNRGSQAVGEQQQALAGSIAAFATTLVEQPDTLPETMLDRIANKHASLGVTRDQYRIVHTHLFAAIAEVLGDAVTEEVAAAWDEVYWLMADTLIAREERLYADAGVAPGAVWREYRVVGRYPETDNTATFLLAPADGSAVPDFRPGQYVSVQVELPDGAHQIRQYSISGTSVDALAITVKRVTEPVVGEVSHHLHDRIAEGDTVRVSLPFGDVTLDEAGNPLLLISAGIGNTPLIGMLGHLAETGSTRQVVVVHGDRSQRTHALRSELERFAAKLPNATVHVWYEHPEGTWPADRTGQVDLTALTVPQDATVYLCGPLPFMRKMRTQLRQLGVPAANIHYEVFGSDMWLARD, translated from the coding sequence ATGCTGTCCCCGAAGTCGGCCGAGATCGTCCGTGCCACCTTGCCCGCGGTGGGCGGAGCGATCGGTGAGATCGCCGAGGTCTTCTACCGCAAGATGTTCACCGCCCACCCGGAGCTGCTGCGCGACCTGTTCAACCGGGGTAGTCAGGCCGTCGGTGAGCAACAACAGGCCCTGGCGGGATCCATCGCGGCGTTCGCCACGACGCTGGTGGAACAGCCGGACACCCTTCCGGAGACGATGCTCGACCGCATCGCGAACAAACACGCCTCGCTCGGGGTGACCCGGGACCAGTACCGGATCGTGCACACCCACCTCTTCGCGGCGATCGCGGAGGTTCTGGGCGATGCGGTGACCGAGGAGGTCGCCGCGGCGTGGGACGAGGTGTACTGGTTGATGGCCGACACCCTCATCGCCCGGGAGGAGCGGCTCTACGCCGACGCCGGAGTGGCGCCCGGTGCTGTCTGGCGGGAGTACCGCGTCGTGGGCCGCTATCCGGAAACCGACAACACCGCGACCTTCCTCCTCGCACCGGCCGACGGCTCGGCCGTGCCTGATTTCCGTCCCGGACAGTACGTTTCCGTACAGGTCGAACTGCCCGACGGCGCACATCAGATCCGGCAGTACAGCATCTCCGGCACCTCGGTCGACGCGTTGGCGATCACGGTGAAGCGAGTGACCGAACCGGTCGTGGGCGAGGTCTCCCACCATCTGCACGACCGCATCGCCGAAGGCGACACCGTACGGGTGAGTCTGCCGTTCGGTGATGTCACGCTCGACGAGGCGGGCAATCCGCTCCTGCTGATCTCGGCGGGCATCGGCAACACCCCGCTGATCGGTATGCTCGGCCACCTAGCCGAGACCGGATCGACGAGACAGGTCGTCGTGGTGCACGGCGATCGCAGTCAACGCACGCACGCACTGCGATCCGAGCTGGAGCGGTTCGCGGCGAAACTGCCCAACGCCACGGTCCACGTCTGGTACGAACACCCGGAGGGGACCTGGCCCGCCGACCGCACCGGGCAGGTCGACCTCACCGCCCTCACCGTTCCGCAGGACGCCACCGTCTACCTCTGCGGCCCTCTCCCCTTCATGCGGAAGATGCGGACACAACTACGGCAGCTCGGTGTCCCCGCGGCCAACATCCACTACGAGGTGTTCGGCTCCGACATGTGGCTCGCTCGGGACTGA
- a CDS encoding RrF2 family transcriptional regulator has translation MKGTDLALRIVMRLAVVGERESAPTTREVADAVSVPYSHAAKVVTRLQRLGVVEARRGRSGGLALTAAGRAASLGRLVRELEGVGDVVGCEDDPPCPLRTACRLRAALRSAQDAFYAALDPLTIEDLVAEPAGPVLLGLPLRSRSG, from the coding sequence ATGAAGGGAACGGATCTCGCACTGCGCATCGTCATGCGCCTCGCGGTGGTGGGGGAACGGGAGTCCGCGCCCACGACCCGTGAGGTGGCCGACGCCGTGTCCGTCCCGTACAGCCATGCCGCGAAAGTCGTCACCCGGCTGCAGCGTCTCGGCGTCGTCGAGGCACGACGGGGACGCAGTGGCGGGCTGGCGTTGACCGCGGCGGGGCGTGCCGCATCGCTCGGTCGGCTCGTCCGCGAACTGGAGGGCGTGGGCGATGTGGTCGGTTGTGAGGACGACCCGCCTTGCCCGCTGCGAACGGCATGCCGGTTGCGGGCGGCGTTGAGGTCCGCTCAGGACGCCTTCTATGCCGCGCTCGATCCGCTCACGATCGAGGACCTGGTGGCCGAGCCGGCGGGTCCGGTCCTGTTGGGACTGCCCCTTCGCTCCCGAAGCGGCTGA
- a CDS encoding MBL fold metallo-hydrolase, with protein sequence MSERLYFRQLLSGRDFAVGDPVATQMRNFTYLIGDRETREAVVVDPAYAIDDLLAVLSEDDMRLVGVLATHHHPDHVGGDLFGFSLPGLPELLSRVQVPVHVAAEELEWVRRTTGVSKTDLVAHDHDDRLDVGAIPIRLLHTPGHTPGSQCFLLDGALVAGDTLFLDGCGRTDLPGGDVDAMYRSLRWLADLPGDPVVYPGHWYSAEPSAPLSNVRRNNVVFRPRSLEEWRALFGN encoded by the coding sequence ATGTCCGAGCGCTTGTACTTCCGACAGCTGTTGTCCGGTCGGGACTTCGCCGTCGGCGACCCGGTGGCTACTCAGATGCGTAACTTCACCTACCTCATCGGCGATCGCGAGACCCGCGAAGCGGTGGTGGTGGACCCGGCGTACGCCATCGACGACCTGCTGGCCGTGCTGTCGGAGGACGACATGCGGTTGGTGGGCGTGTTGGCGACACATCACCACCCCGACCATGTCGGTGGCGATCTCTTCGGCTTCTCCCTCCCGGGGTTGCCGGAGCTGCTGTCCCGCGTCCAGGTGCCCGTACACGTGGCCGCCGAGGAGCTGGAGTGGGTGCGGCGCACCACAGGCGTGTCGAAGACCGATCTTGTCGCCCACGACCACGACGACCGCCTCGACGTGGGGGCGATCCCGATCCGTCTGCTGCACACGCCGGGACACACGCCGGGCAGCCAGTGTTTCCTGCTCGACGGTGCGTTGGTGGCGGGGGACACGTTGTTCCTCGACGGCTGTGGCCGCACCGACCTGCCCGGTGGTGACGTCGACGCCATGTACCGCAGCCTGCGTTGGCTGGCGGACCTGCCCGGTGACCCGGTCGTCTACCCGGGACACTGGTACTCGGCCGAACCGTCGGCGCCGCTGTCGAACGTCCGTCGCAACAACGTGGTGTTCCGTCCCCGGTCGTTGGAGGAATGGCGCGCGCTCTTCGGTAACTGA
- a CDS encoding SDR family NAD(P)-dependent oxidoreductase has protein sequence MTGTVVVLGGRSEIGLAVATRLARQGARSFVLAARRSGDLDAEEHALREAGADTVARVEFDADDLGSHERVLGDIVAEHGPVEVVVTAFGVLGDQARAERDAAHAVAIVHTDYTAHVSVLTHAANLLRRQGHGTLVVFSSVAGVRVRRANYVYGSAKAGLDGFASGLADALYGSGVHLLLVRPGFVIGRMTRGMKPAPFSSTPDQVADATVKALRARKHTVWVPAVLRPVFSIMKLLPRPIWRRLPR, from the coding sequence ATGACGGGAACGGTGGTGGTGCTCGGGGGACGCAGCGAGATCGGTCTCGCCGTGGCGACGCGACTGGCGCGGCAAGGGGCACGTTCATTCGTCCTCGCCGCACGGCGCAGTGGGGACCTCGACGCCGAGGAACACGCGCTTCGCGAAGCGGGTGCCGACACGGTGGCGCGGGTGGAGTTCGACGCCGACGACCTCGGCTCCCACGAGCGGGTCCTGGGCGACATCGTCGCCGAACACGGTCCCGTGGAGGTCGTGGTGACGGCGTTCGGTGTGCTGGGCGATCAGGCGAGAGCCGAGCGTGACGCCGCCCATGCCGTGGCGATCGTGCACACCGACTACACGGCGCATGTCAGTGTGCTCACCCACGCCGCGAATCTGCTCCGCCGGCAGGGACACGGCACGCTCGTGGTGTTCTCCTCGGTGGCGGGTGTGCGGGTGCGCCGCGCCAACTACGTCTACGGTTCGGCGAAGGCCGGTCTCGACGGGTTCGCCTCCGGGCTCGCCGACGCCCTGTACGGCAGCGGCGTGCACCTGCTGCTGGTGCGGCCGGGATTCGTGATCGGTCGGATGACGCGGGGGATGAAACCCGCACCGTTCTCCAGCACCCCGGACCAGGTCGCCGACGCCACCGTCAAGGCATTGCGCGCACGCAAGCACACCGTGTGGGTGCCCGCCGTGCTGCGTCCGGTGTTCTCGATCATGAAGCTGCTCCCCCGCCCGATCTGGCGGCGGCTGCCCCGCTGA
- a CDS encoding Acg family FMN-binding oxidoreductase codes for MGKHEWSAGETEVLANAVGRAPSVHNIQPWRLEFTDGEVAVHERTDVSLPYHDPEEKDRSISCGAAVANLEIAMWRLSLRPVMRILPDGTDSEVVARLSVEEKREPTEAELRRYSAIRRRRSYRRPFIGSPLPDDEVNRITAAADSATVHARRVRGRGEIDALADLLEYAGVVLKSDEGYQRELSVWTIQDEESRTYGAGVARSASPPTTLPWSGLPRPGTAIPDRQTLVERLGNEVVLVFVTETNDRIAHVRTGIAMQRVWLAAVERGFAAAVQTHPLHLPEARQRFVEKLALSGYPQLLMRVGRPFGTLPQSPRRPVTDVVGPD; via the coding sequence ATGGGCAAGCACGAGTGGTCGGCGGGGGAAACCGAGGTACTCGCCAACGCGGTCGGCCGTGCACCTTCCGTGCACAACATCCAGCCGTGGCGGCTGGAATTCACCGATGGTGAGGTCGCTGTGCACGAACGCACCGATGTCTCGTTGCCGTACCACGACCCGGAGGAGAAGGACCGTTCGATCTCGTGTGGTGCCGCCGTGGCGAACCTCGAGATCGCCATGTGGCGGCTCTCGCTGCGACCGGTGATGCGAATCCTCCCCGACGGTACCGACAGCGAGGTGGTGGCCAGGCTGTCGGTCGAGGAGAAACGGGAGCCCACGGAGGCCGAGTTGCGTCGGTACTCGGCCATCCGACGTCGCCGCAGCTACCGCAGACCGTTCATCGGCTCGCCTCTACCCGACGACGAGGTCAACCGGATCACGGCGGCGGCCGACAGTGCCACCGTGCACGCCCGGCGGGTGCGCGGCCGGGGTGAGATCGATGCGCTGGCCGACCTGCTGGAGTATGCGGGAGTCGTGCTGAAAAGCGACGAGGGTTATCAGCGTGAGCTGTCGGTCTGGACGATTCAGGACGAGGAGTCCCGCACCTACGGCGCCGGGGTCGCCAGGAGCGCCTCGCCGCCGACCACCCTGCCGTGGAGTGGACTGCCACGGCCGGGCACGGCGATCCCCGACCGGCAGACGCTGGTCGAACGACTCGGCAACGAGGTGGTGCTGGTGTTCGTCACCGAGACCAACGACCGCATCGCACACGTGCGCACCGGCATAGCCATGCAACGGGTGTGGCTTGCGGCCGTGGAACGCGGTTTCGCCGCGGCGGTGCAGACACACCCGCTGCACCTGCCGGAGGCACGGCAGCGGTTCGTCGAGAAGCTGGCGTTGTCGGGTTATCCCCAGTTGCTCATGCGGGTGGGCAGGCCCTTCGGCACCCTGCCGCAGAGTCCACGGCGTCCCGTGACCGACGTGGTCGGTCCCGACTGA
- a CDS encoding response regulator produces the protein MTISVFLVDDHEIVRRGLTDLLEAEPDMRIVGEAASAGEALARIPGTGADVAVLDVRLPDGNGVELCRELLSTVPGLRCLMLTSYADDEALFNAIMAGASGFVLKQVLGSDLVSAVRTVGSGGSLLDSKTTSALMNRIRREREESDPVSGLSEQERAVLDLIGEGLTNREIAARLYLAEKTVKNYVSRLLGKLGMQRRTQAAVLATELRKQKHFRPPPPDSPRTGFDGSTTRFRRRRPR, from the coding sequence GTGACTATCAGTGTCTTCCTCGTCGACGATCACGAGATCGTGCGCCGAGGGCTGACCGATCTGCTGGAGGCCGAGCCCGACATGCGGATCGTCGGGGAAGCCGCTTCAGCGGGTGAGGCGTTGGCGCGCATCCCCGGTACGGGTGCCGATGTGGCCGTCCTCGATGTGCGACTGCCGGACGGCAACGGTGTGGAGCTGTGTCGGGAACTGTTGTCCACGGTGCCCGGACTGCGGTGTCTGATGCTGACGTCCTATGCCGACGACGAGGCACTGTTCAACGCGATCATGGCGGGGGCGTCCGGCTTCGTCCTGAAACAGGTGCTGGGTTCCGACCTCGTGTCGGCCGTGCGCACGGTCGGCTCGGGTGGCTCGTTGCTCGACAGCAAGACCACGTCGGCGTTGATGAACCGGATCCGGCGGGAACGGGAGGAGTCCGATCCGGTCTCGGGTCTGTCGGAACAGGAGCGCGCCGTGCTCGATCTCATCGGCGAGGGACTGACCAACCGGGAGATCGCCGCACGGCTCTATCTGGCGGAGAAAACCGTCAAGAACTACGTCTCGCGACTACTCGGCAAGCTCGGCATGCAACGCCGGACCCAGGCCGCCGTGCTCGCCACCGAACTGCGCAAGCAGAAGCACTTCCGTCCCCCGCCCCCTGACTCCCCTCGAACCGGGTTCGACGGAAGCACCACCCGTTTTCGTCGACGTCGACCTCGTTGA
- a CDS encoding sensor histidine kinase, with translation MAVEEPASGRPDDIRLKAHAALAGLRLDGAWYEMRERIDESAGMRDRFEELLDAVLAVSSELELDPTLQRIVRAATELVDARYGELEISGDDEGGPVEFGYVGTDEARAGSARAFREHRPGHGLLDVPVRVRGTVLGELRLFEKRDGAGFTEDDEVMLHALAAAAGVAIDNARLFEQFRMRERWLGAVAEINGELLGGASVADTLDLVVRRACELLEAEAACILLPSDKTAEALAVTASAGGRRDRLATLTVELGEDSAFSTTVRQQRPRLFPELSLALPAVASAGFGPAAVAPLTHTTSTEGALLVARATGAAAFTAERLPMLTSLADQAAVALGFAEEQHNQRLAELFDERDRIAQGLHDHVIRRLFAIAMHLQGTLRRIDDRNVRSRVEHVVDQLDATVREIRTSVFDLHTTDTQGERSLRRRLLDIVEELTADSGPTPTVRLSGPLDTHVPSRVGEHAEAVLREALSNALRHSGSRAIRIAVEVDRGRLSVDVADDGVGMPKNVRRSGLENLARRARQCGGEFIVADEPGGGTHVTWRVPL, from the coding sequence ATGGCAGTGGAGGAGCCCGCGAGCGGGCGACCGGACGATATTCGACTCAAGGCCCACGCCGCCCTCGCCGGCCTGCGTCTCGACGGGGCGTGGTACGAGATGCGGGAACGTATCGACGAGAGCGCCGGGATGCGTGACCGTTTCGAGGAGCTGTTGGACGCCGTGTTGGCGGTGTCCTCGGAACTCGAACTGGATCCGACGCTGCAGCGGATCGTCCGGGCCGCCACCGAACTCGTCGACGCGCGGTACGGGGAGTTGGAGATATCGGGCGATGACGAGGGCGGTCCCGTTGAGTTCGGCTACGTCGGAACCGACGAGGCCCGGGCGGGGTCGGCGCGCGCGTTCCGGGAGCACCGGCCGGGACACGGTCTCCTCGACGTCCCCGTACGAGTGCGGGGCACCGTCCTCGGCGAGCTCCGTCTCTTCGAGAAGCGGGACGGTGCCGGATTCACCGAGGACGACGAGGTGATGTTGCACGCGTTGGCCGCCGCGGCCGGGGTGGCGATCGACAACGCGCGGTTGTTCGAACAGTTCCGCATGCGGGAACGGTGGCTCGGCGCGGTGGCCGAGATCAACGGTGAGTTGCTTGGCGGTGCCTCCGTGGCGGATACGCTCGATTTGGTCGTGCGCAGGGCCTGCGAGTTGCTCGAGGCCGAGGCCGCGTGCATCCTGCTGCCTTCCGACAAGACCGCCGAGGCCCTGGCGGTCACGGCGTCGGCCGGAGGGCGACGTGATCGCCTCGCCACACTGACCGTCGAGCTCGGGGAGGACTCGGCCTTCTCGACAACCGTGCGGCAGCAGCGGCCCCGGCTGTTTCCCGAGCTGTCCCTTGCGCTGCCCGCCGTGGCCTCCGCCGGATTCGGCCCCGCAGCGGTCGCGCCCCTGACTCATACGACGAGCACCGAAGGAGCGCTTCTCGTCGCCCGGGCCACGGGCGCGGCCGCGTTCACCGCCGAGCGGTTGCCGATGCTGACATCGTTGGCCGATCAGGCGGCCGTCGCGCTGGGGTTCGCCGAGGAACAACACAACCAGCGGTTGGCCGAACTGTTCGACGAACGTGACCGCATCGCCCAGGGATTGCACGACCACGTCATCCGGCGCCTCTTCGCCATCGCCATGCACTTGCAGGGCACCCTGCGTCGTATCGACGACCGGAACGTGCGGTCCCGGGTGGAACACGTGGTCGACCAGCTCGACGCCACCGTGCGGGAGATCCGTACCTCCGTGTTCGATCTGCACACGACCGATACCCAGGGCGAGCGAAGCCTGCGGCGGCGGCTGCTCGACATCGTGGAGGAGTTGACCGCCGACTCCGGTCCGACGCCCACCGTGCGGCTGTCGGGACCGCTCGACACGCACGTGCCTTCCCGGGTGGGGGAGCACGCGGAGGCCGTGCTGCGTGAGGCGCTGAGCAACGCACTACGCCACTCCGGTAGCCGGGCGATCCGCATCGCGGTGGAAGTCGACCGGGGTCGACTGTCGGTCGACGTGGCCGACGACGGGGTGGGGATGCCGAAGAACGTGCGACGAAGCGGCTTGGAGAACCTGGCGAGACGAGCGCGGCAATGTGGCGGGGAGTTCATCGTCGCGGACGAACCCGGTGGGGGTACTCACGTGACGTGGCGCGTACCGCTGTGA
- a CDS encoding universal stress protein, with amino-acid sequence MPRDAETGGTIVVGLDGSPASRQALRWACWEAELTRGRVLAMSVREDPDLMPGSEFALRSRSTWRDEDAVRAALRRDVGLVATTAPIDELVVTGEPADELLSAANEADLLVLGSKGPRGLSALPLGGVAAECIRRAVCPLVLVPAAPAR; translated from the coding sequence ATGCCCCGTGATGCCGAAACCGGCGGAACCATCGTGGTCGGCCTCGACGGCTCCCCCGCGTCCCGTCAAGCATTGCGGTGGGCCTGCTGGGAGGCCGAACTCACGCGCGGCCGAGTGCTGGCGATGTCGGTCAGGGAGGATCCCGACCTCATGCCCGGATCGGAATTCGCGCTGCGCAGTCGCAGCACGTGGCGCGACGAGGACGCGGTGCGTGCCGCGCTGCGTCGGGACGTCGGCCTGGTCGCCACCACCGCACCGATCGACGAGCTGGTCGTCACCGGTGAGCCCGCCGACGAACTGCTCTCCGCGGCCAACGAGGCGGATCTCCTCGTGTTGGGTTCGAAGGGGCCTCGGGGGTTGAGTGCCCTCCCCCTGGGAGGGGTCGCGGCCGAATGCATCCGACGCGCGGTGTGCCCGCTGGTACTCGTGCCCGCCGCGCCCGCCCGTTGA
- a CDS encoding universal stress protein translates to MGTIVVGVDGSPSAVNAVRWAAAEAASRDETVRLVHAYEVPRHGYPDFVTTFARLREGMRHQGEQWLKEARAAAEETAPGVAVETELVENEPVTVLIDRSRRCRLVVLGSRGLGGFTGMLVGSVALALAAHGRSPVVVVRGPRPNEPPPAEGRIVVGVDGSAPSTAALEFAFDTAHTRRGELVVVRVWGGVSFDDLVSHHPLRVDLGEIETQERTALDEQVRPWRDRYPEVPVETVVVKGRPARMLLDHAERAWLVVVGSRGREGIQGMLLGSTSRTLLTHAPCPVAVVRRSPQGEESADATP, encoded by the coding sequence ATGGGCACGATCGTTGTGGGGGTGGACGGCTCCCCCTCCGCCGTCAACGCGGTCCGCTGGGCCGCCGCGGAGGCCGCGAGCCGGGACGAGACGGTGCGGCTCGTCCACGCCTACGAGGTCCCACGTCACGGCTATCCGGATTTCGTGACGACGTTCGCGCGTCTGCGGGAAGGCATGCGGCATCAGGGGGAGCAGTGGCTGAAGGAGGCGCGGGCGGCGGCGGAGGAGACGGCTCCGGGGGTCGCCGTGGAGACCGAGCTCGTCGAGAACGAGCCGGTGACCGTGCTGATCGACCGGTCGCGCCGATGTCGTTTGGTGGTGCTGGGTTCCCGGGGGCTGGGCGGCTTCACCGGAATGCTCGTGGGATCGGTGGCCTTGGCGTTGGCCGCCCACGGACGCTCCCCCGTCGTCGTGGTGCGGGGTCCTCGCCCGAACGAGCCACCGCCGGCCGAAGGGCGGATCGTCGTCGGCGTGGACGGTTCGGCACCGAGCACGGCCGCCCTGGAGTTCGCCTTCGACACGGCCCACACGCGGCGGGGGGAGTTGGTCGTGGTGCGCGTGTGGGGCGGTGTCTCCTTCGATGACCTGGTGTCCCACCATCCGTTGAGAGTGGACCTCGGTGAGATCGAGACGCAAGAGCGGACCGCGTTGGACGAGCAGGTACGGCCGTGGCGGGACAGGTATCCGGAGGTCCCCGTCGAGACCGTCGTGGTCAAGGGACGGCCCGCCCGCATGCTGCTGGACCACGCCGAGCGTGCGTGGCTGGTGGTCGTGGGCAGTCGGGGGCGCGAGGGTATCCAGGGCATGCTGCTGGGGTCCACGAGCCGGACCCTCCTCACCCATGCCCCGTGCCCGGTGGCCGTGGTCCGGCGTTCCCCACAAGGGGAAGAGTCGGCGGACGCGACCCCGTGA